One genomic segment of Paenibacillus xylanexedens includes these proteins:
- a CDS encoding queuosine precursor transporter, with the protein MFNLGWGAVFVLVTYGFFLLCYRLFGKKGLYAWIGVATVIANIQVTKTIDIMGIVLTLGNTMYVSMYLTSDLLNEKYGPGEARKAVWFGFFTLIMTTVLMQMVLFFDPAPTDFAQESMAKLFGLLPRLALGSLTAYFISQFLDVRLYSWLRKVAPGRNQLWIRTNGSSIISSFVDTLVFCTIAFAFIYPWDVWLEIFLTTYIIKFVLTAVGTPFLYAARSFKFKDEA; encoded by the coding sequence ATGTTTAACTTAGGGTGGGGAGCAGTTTTTGTTCTCGTAACTTATGGATTTTTCCTGTTGTGTTACCGCTTGTTCGGTAAAAAAGGTCTCTATGCCTGGATTGGTGTGGCTACGGTTATAGCCAACATTCAGGTGACCAAAACGATAGATATCATGGGAATCGTGCTGACGCTTGGTAACACGATGTATGTCAGCATGTACCTGACCAGTGACCTTCTTAATGAGAAGTATGGACCAGGTGAGGCACGCAAAGCCGTATGGTTCGGGTTTTTCACGTTGATCATGACGACGGTTCTGATGCAGATGGTGTTGTTCTTTGACCCGGCACCGACGGACTTTGCACAGGAATCCATGGCGAAGTTGTTCGGTCTGCTGCCACGTCTGGCACTCGGAAGTCTGACGGCTTACTTTATCAGTCAGTTCCTGGATGTACGATTGTACTCCTGGCTGCGCAAGGTGGCCCCAGGGCGCAATCAGTTGTGGATACGCACCAACGGTAGTTCGATCATCAGTTCATTCGTGGATACACTGGTGTTCTGCACGATCGCATTTGCGTTCATCTATCCTTGGGATGTTTGGCTGGAGATCTTCCTGACGACGTATATTATCAAATTTGTATTAACTGCGGTTGGAACACCGTTTCTGTATGCGGCACGCAGCTTTAAGTTTAAGGATGAAGCTTAG
- a CDS encoding transposase, translating into MAKKGQTFQTYTEEFKLNAVRSYVEGSSSYKVVAEREGIRNCSQLKVWVKKWKNGEAFDERKNSVPNPLKGRPRKAFGSVEEERDYLQAQVDYLKKRYPNLVKEKR; encoded by the coding sequence ATGGCGAAAAAAGGGCAAACATTTCAGACATATACGGAAGAATTCAAATTGAATGCAGTTAGATCCTATGTCGAAGGTTCTTCAAGTTACAAGGTGGTTGCTGAGCGCGAGGGGATTCGAAACTGTTCACAACTGAAGGTGTGGGTGAAAAAGTGGAAAAACGGGGAAGCGTTCGATGAGCGAAAAAACAGTGTGCCCAATCCACTGAAGGGACGTCCCCGTAAAGCCTTTGGCAGCGTGGAGGAAGAACGAGACTATCTTCAAGCACAGGTGGATTATTTAAAAAAGCGGTATCCAAATCTAGTAAAGGAGAAGCGCTGA
- a CDS encoding IS3 family transposase, producing the protein MDELRCSHDITRLLSITGIPRSSYYKWRATQPQRDARQDRDREIKEHMMAIHFENREFGYPRMTTALWESGLNVNHKKVYRIMRELSIQSVIRKKRKKSSYTPSVIYPNRLKRQFHATAPQQKMVTDITYISDGNSFVYLSVIQDLFNNEIVAWQLSKRNDVQLVLDTVEQWTQKRDVSEAVLHSDQGFQYTSQAYNTRLEAFGIKGSHSRKATCLDNACIESFFSHLKTEKLYLNQCNSEVEIRQAVEDYMYNYNYRRFQAKLKQRAPIEYRCALAA; encoded by the coding sequence ATAGATGAATTGCGCTGCTCGCATGACATTACACGCCTATTATCGATTACAGGAATACCCCGTTCCAGTTACTACAAATGGCGAGCAACACAGCCGCAGCGAGATGCAAGACAAGACCGTGACCGTGAGATCAAAGAACACATGATGGCTATTCATTTTGAAAACCGAGAGTTTGGTTATCCTCGTATGACAACGGCGCTCTGGGAGTCTGGCCTGAACGTGAATCACAAGAAAGTATATCGAATCATGCGGGAACTATCGATCCAATCAGTGATTCGCAAGAAGCGGAAGAAGTCCAGCTATACGCCATCTGTGATCTATCCGAATCGCCTAAAGCGCCAATTTCATGCTACAGCACCCCAGCAAAAAATGGTGACGGATATTACCTATATTTCGGATGGGAATTCATTCGTTTACCTGTCCGTGATTCAAGACTTGTTCAACAACGAGATTGTAGCTTGGCAGTTATCTAAACGGAACGATGTTCAGCTCGTATTGGATACGGTGGAACAATGGACACAAAAAAGAGACGTTTCAGAAGCCGTGCTCCATTCGGATCAGGGCTTCCAATATACGTCTCAGGCGTACAACACACGATTAGAAGCATTCGGCATTAAGGGCAGCCACTCTCGCAAAGCAACCTGCCTGGATAACGCATGCATCGAATCCTTCTTTTCGCATCTCAAGACAGAGAAGCTGTACCTTAATCAGTGTAATTCAGAAGTAGAGATTCGACAAGCCGTGGAAGATTATATGTACAATTACAATTACCGACGTTTTCAAGCCAAACTCAAACAGCGCGCACCGATTGAATATCGATGCGCGCTGGCAGCATAG
- a CDS encoding M24 family metallopeptidase has translation MNQNPLSRLEADLSGQGLDAMLITDPKHIYYLTGFASNPHERFLGLVLARGEEPLLIVPALDAEAAAAASSVSNIATHTDTDNPYALFDRYQGRLGRVGLEKEYVTVARYEQLTASLGAASFEDVGPLLRTLRVKKTPDEVARIRHAIYLIEETLRQGLSHVRTGVTEIELVAEMEYQMKKLGADGPSFDTMVLTGPKTGLPHGTPGERKLQHGDLLMFDMGVYAGGYASDITRTFAFGDISPELKTIYNTVLAANEAAIQIVKPGITCAEVDRAARQVTEEAGYGERFMHRVGHGLGIDVHEYPSLHGENMDILNEGTVFTIEPGIYTAAGGVRIEDDVIVTETGIEVLTTYPKELQILTD, from the coding sequence ATGAATCAAAACCCTTTATCTCGTCTTGAAGCCGATCTGTCCGGGCAAGGATTGGACGCCATGCTGATCACAGATCCAAAACATATCTACTATTTAACTGGATTTGCGAGCAATCCGCATGAACGCTTCCTCGGTCTGGTTCTCGCACGTGGCGAAGAGCCCCTGTTGATTGTACCTGCGCTTGATGCTGAAGCTGCCGCAGCCGCTTCCTCGGTATCCAACATTGCCACGCACACGGATACGGATAATCCGTACGCTTTGTTTGATCGTTATCAGGGGCGCTTGGGCCGGGTAGGTCTTGAAAAAGAATACGTGACGGTCGCACGTTATGAACAACTGACCGCCTCTCTAGGTGCTGCCAGCTTTGAAGATGTTGGCCCCCTGCTTCGCACATTACGTGTGAAAAAAACACCGGATGAGGTAGCCCGCATTCGCCACGCCATTTATCTGATTGAAGAAACATTGCGTCAAGGCCTCTCTCATGTTCGCACAGGTGTAACCGAGATCGAACTTGTCGCTGAGATGGAGTATCAGATGAAAAAGCTGGGTGCCGATGGTCCTTCCTTTGATACCATGGTGCTCACGGGACCCAAAACAGGTCTGCCACACGGTACACCGGGTGAACGGAAACTGCAACATGGTGACCTGTTGATGTTTGACATGGGTGTCTATGCTGGAGGATATGCCTCGGATATCACACGTACATTCGCCTTTGGTGACATCTCACCTGAACTCAAAACCATCTATAACACTGTCCTCGCAGCGAACGAAGCTGCTATCCAAATCGTGAAACCAGGCATTACCTGCGCCGAAGTGGATCGTGCAGCACGCCAGGTCACGGAAGAAGCGGGATACGGCGAGCGTTTTATGCATAGAGTAGGCCATGGATTGGGTATCGACGTACATGAGTATCCTTCTCTCCATGGAGAGAATATGGACATCCTGAATGAAGGTACCGTATTCACGATTGAACCGGGCATCTATACCGCAGCAGGCGGCGTCCGTATCGAAGATGATGTAATTGTGACCGAGACGGGTATCGAAGTTCTGACCACATATCCAAAAGAACTGCAAATCCTTACCGACTAA
- a CDS encoding PQQ-dependent sugar dehydrogenase: MNNRVTVPLYASLLSVALLSASCSPGEPSTGGTEQTSQGQGTGQGQTANGGNTGASGNESGAQGETVIPYQASVLVEGLNAPWEIVSVPDGRMFVTERPGAIRVIEDGKLAPEPLIEFSAPFNEEGEGGLLGLAADPDFEDNGYLYAYHSYLEGDDIANRVLRLKVNDGKAVIDQELLRNIPGGTNHNGGRIKIGPDKLLYITTGERYEPELSQNEESLGGKILRIGLDGSIPADNPWPNSPVYSMGHRNAQGLAWNPDNGYLYSTEHGQRNHDEINRIVAGENYGWPEVEGDDDDNGAYQAPLAHSGNDTWAPSGVAFVEEGPWAGSLIAANLRGEQLLKVTLSEDGTQVEKVEPIFEDEWGRIRDVSAGEDGKLYVLTNNRDGRGSPRDGDDKLIVLTPEI, translated from the coding sequence ATGAATAATCGAGTAACCGTTCCGCTGTATGCTTCATTATTAAGTGTGGCACTGTTAAGCGCGTCATGTTCTCCAGGCGAACCTTCTACGGGAGGAACAGAGCAGACGTCTCAGGGACAGGGAACAGGTCAGGGACAGACGGCCAACGGAGGCAATACCGGTGCAAGTGGAAATGAGAGCGGAGCGCAGGGAGAGACGGTTATTCCGTATCAGGCTTCCGTACTGGTTGAAGGACTGAATGCACCATGGGAGATTGTGAGTGTGCCTGATGGTCGGATGTTTGTAACGGAACGCCCTGGTGCGATTCGGGTCATTGAGGATGGAAAACTAGCCCCTGAACCACTGATTGAATTCTCAGCCCCGTTTAATGAAGAAGGTGAAGGAGGTCTGTTGGGTCTTGCAGCTGATCCGGACTTCGAGGATAACGGTTACTTGTATGCATATCACTCCTATCTGGAAGGCGACGACATTGCCAATCGAGTGTTACGTCTCAAGGTGAATGATGGCAAAGCGGTCATAGATCAAGAGTTGCTTCGTAACATTCCAGGCGGAACCAATCATAATGGTGGGCGGATCAAAATTGGCCCGGACAAGTTGCTCTATATCACGACAGGTGAGCGTTATGAACCGGAATTGTCACAGAACGAAGAAAGCCTTGGAGGTAAAATATTGCGGATAGGTCTCGACGGATCGATCCCGGCAGACAACCCATGGCCGAATTCACCTGTATACAGTATGGGACACCGCAACGCACAGGGACTGGCATGGAATCCGGACAACGGTTACCTCTATTCTACCGAACATGGTCAGCGTAATCATGATGAGATTAACCGGATTGTGGCCGGGGAGAATTATGGCTGGCCCGAGGTAGAAGGAGACGACGATGACAATGGCGCATATCAGGCTCCGCTTGCACATAGTGGGAACGATACATGGGCGCCGTCTGGTGTAGCTTTTGTAGAAGAAGGACCTTGGGCTGGATCACTGATTGCTGCAAATCTGCGTGGAGAGCAGCTGCTGAAGGTCACTCTTTCGGAAGATGGCACACAGGTGGAGAAGGTGGAACCCATCTTCGAAGATGAATGGGGCCGGATTCGCGATGTGAGTGCTGGAGAGGACGGGAAGTTATATGTGCTTACGAACAATCGGGATGGACGAGGATCGCCACGTGATGGAGATGACAAGCTGATTGTACTAACTCCGGAGATCTGA
- a CDS encoding MBL fold metallo-hydrolase, with protein MSHPTTSITVLNLQIPTPSGNSPIFPVMLRDVDGVTLVDTGMIGQFAELQSALEQEGVQLSDVKRVIITHQDIDHIGNLGALLDAIPDLEIWAHADEIPYLTGEKPLIKFTPERRALLPAPVLALADQLLLQLPEVNISKTLADGDLLPLQGGTQVIHTPGHTPGHICLYFGEQQFLLAADELRVVDDELVGPAPQATPDMPEALRSLKKLTDLKLNKVLCYHGGEYMNDPAQRIATLAESAE; from the coding sequence ATGAGCCATCCAACAACTTCGATTACTGTGCTAAATCTTCAGATTCCCACACCTTCCGGGAACAGCCCCATATTCCCCGTCATGCTTCGTGATGTAGATGGCGTTACCTTGGTGGATACGGGCATGATTGGACAATTTGCCGAACTTCAATCTGCATTGGAACAAGAGGGCGTACAGCTCTCGGACGTCAAACGTGTGATTATTACCCATCAGGACATCGATCATATCGGTAATCTGGGCGCTCTGCTTGATGCTATTCCCGATCTGGAAATCTGGGCACATGCCGATGAGATTCCATATCTAACCGGTGAGAAGCCTTTGATCAAATTCACGCCTGAACGTCGTGCTCTGCTGCCCGCGCCCGTTTTGGCACTGGCAGACCAACTGCTCTTGCAGCTGCCTGAAGTGAACATTAGTAAAACTCTGGCGGACGGAGACTTGTTACCCCTTCAAGGTGGTACACAGGTCATTCATACACCGGGACATACGCCAGGTCATATCTGTCTGTATTTCGGAGAGCAACAGTTCCTGCTCGCTGCCGATGAACTTCGTGTGGTCGATGATGAACTGGTCGGCCCTGCACCACAAGCGACACCGGACATGCCTGAAGCGCTGCGAAGCCTGAAGAAACTGACCGACCTTAAGCTCAATAAGGTTCTCTGTTATCACGGTGGAGAGTACATGAATGATCCGGCTCAGCGTATTGCCACACTTGCGGAGAGCGCAGAATAG
- a CDS encoding SDR family oxidoreductase, whose translation MSKQTAIVTGANSGMGLATTIELARQGYRVIMACRSEKRGQEALQEAVRQSGSSVIELMLCDLGSLESIRQFARAFRERHDRLDVLVNNAGVVMVKRKETSDGFEQSIGINHLGHFLLTLLLIEPLKAAKQGRVVNVSSGAYKAGKIHFEDPHLHKGYNPIKSYAQSKLANVLFTRALARKLSGTSVTVNCLHPGAVGTSIGVDRNTGFGTRIMAFAGKLPFFLSPEEGARTAVYLATSPEVVGITGRYFYQQKEQQLKKRAVDDASAELFWTWSEEQVGLRDDEKL comes from the coding sequence ATGTCCAAACAGACAGCAATTGTAACAGGAGCTAACTCAGGTATGGGGTTGGCAACCACCATTGAACTTGCAAGACAAGGATATCGCGTAATCATGGCATGCCGCAGTGAGAAGCGCGGACAGGAGGCTCTTCAGGAAGCTGTGCGTCAGTCTGGCTCTTCTGTGATTGAATTGATGCTGTGTGACCTGGGTTCACTCGAAAGTATACGCCAGTTTGCCCGCGCATTCCGCGAGCGTCATGATCGCCTTGACGTTCTGGTTAATAATGCGGGGGTGGTGATGGTCAAGCGGAAGGAAACCTCAGATGGGTTCGAACAGAGTATCGGCATTAACCATCTGGGGCATTTCCTGCTGACCTTACTTTTGATAGAACCTCTGAAAGCTGCAAAGCAGGGACGGGTTGTGAACGTTTCGTCAGGTGCTTACAAGGCCGGCAAAATCCACTTTGAAGATCCACATTTGCACAAAGGTTATAATCCGATCAAAAGCTACGCCCAATCCAAATTGGCGAACGTGCTGTTCACTCGTGCACTGGCTCGCAAACTGTCGGGTACGTCTGTCACAGTGAACTGTCTGCACCCTGGTGCGGTGGGAACGAGTATTGGCGTAGACCGCAATACCGGATTTGGCACACGCATTATGGCATTTGCAGGCAAGCTTCCATTCTTTCTGTCCCCTGAAGAAGGGGCGCGAACGGCTGTTTATCTGGCCACAAGCCCTGAAGTCGTCGGGATCACCGGGCGTTACTTCTATCAACAGAAAGAGCAGCAGCTGAAGAAACGTGCCGTTGATGATGCTTCAGCTGAGCTTTTCTGGACATGGAGCGAAGAACAGGTGGGGCTAAGAGATGACGAGAAGTTGTAA
- the thrS gene encoding threonine--tRNA ligase: MSKQENSNSASNKSGNEINNQANDLQPSSHSIEVHLQGGAIRSYEAGITVGAVASSISTSLGKQAIGGIVDGQNVDLDWVLQQDCELVIVTLESAEGLYRYRHSAAHVLAQALKRIYGAEQVKLGIGPVIEDGFYYDVDLEHALSISDLAAIEREMNKIIQENHKISRRVVNREEALRIFGEIQDPYKLELIRDLPEDAELSIYDQGEFFDLCRGPHLPSTGRIKAFKLLNVAGAYWRGNSDNKMLQRIYGTAFPNKAQLDEHLHMLEEAKKRDHRKLGKELELFMFSEEAPGMPFYLPKGMTVRTELEQFSRELQLQEGYQEVRTPLMMNNRLWEQSGHWEHYKDNMYFSEVDDATFALKPMNCPGHMLIFKNTLHSYRELPIRMMEFGQVHRHEFSGALNGMMRVRTFCQDDAHLYVMPEQIEDEINQAISLIGRMYDIFGFEYKIELSTRPEDSMGSEELWDQAERALQNVLDRRGVEYRINEGDGAFYGPKIDFHILDALKRSWQCGTIQLDFQMPEKFDLTYIGEDSLKHRPVVIHRAIYGSIDRFIGILTEHYAGAFPLWLAPVQVKLLPVSDHYADYALQVQSQLRAAGIRVETDLRSEKLGYKIREAQMEKVPYSLVLGENEKNASSASVRAYGQGDQGIQRIEAVIEMIQQAVKAKV; encoded by the coding sequence ATGAGCAAACAAGAAAACAGTAACTCAGCAAGCAACAAATCAGGTAACGAAATAAACAACCAAGCAAATGATCTTCAACCATCCAGTCATTCCATTGAGGTCCATCTGCAAGGTGGCGCGATACGTTCTTACGAAGCAGGCATCACTGTAGGTGCGGTTGCCTCATCTATCAGCACAAGTCTTGGGAAACAGGCTATCGGCGGTATTGTAGATGGTCAAAATGTCGATCTCGATTGGGTGCTCCAGCAAGATTGCGAACTTGTTATCGTTACTTTAGAAAGTGCGGAAGGTCTGTATCGTTATCGTCACAGCGCAGCACATGTGCTCGCACAGGCACTCAAACGCATTTACGGTGCAGAACAAGTGAAACTGGGTATCGGCCCAGTCATTGAAGATGGATTCTATTACGATGTTGATCTGGAGCATGCCTTGTCCATCAGTGATCTGGCTGCCATCGAGCGGGAAATGAACAAAATCATTCAGGAAAATCATAAGATCAGTCGCCGGGTCGTTAACCGGGAGGAAGCCCTCCGTATCTTCGGAGAAATCCAGGACCCTTACAAGCTTGAACTCATTCGGGATTTGCCAGAGGACGCCGAGCTTTCGATCTATGATCAAGGAGAGTTCTTCGATCTGTGTCGCGGTCCCCATCTTCCATCCACTGGTCGGATCAAAGCGTTCAAGCTGTTGAATGTAGCTGGTGCGTACTGGCGGGGTAACTCGGATAATAAGATGCTGCAACGTATCTACGGCACTGCTTTCCCGAACAAAGCCCAACTGGATGAACATCTGCACATGCTCGAAGAAGCGAAAAAACGGGATCACCGTAAACTTGGCAAAGAGCTTGAACTGTTCATGTTCTCCGAAGAAGCGCCCGGCATGCCCTTCTATCTGCCTAAAGGCATGACTGTTCGCACTGAACTGGAGCAATTCTCGCGTGAACTGCAATTACAGGAAGGTTATCAGGAAGTTCGGACTCCTCTGATGATGAACAACAGGCTGTGGGAGCAATCCGGCCATTGGGAGCATTACAAGGACAACATGTATTTCTCGGAAGTGGACGATGCCACTTTTGCACTGAAACCGATGAACTGCCCTGGGCACATGCTGATCTTCAAAAATACACTCCATTCCTATCGCGAATTACCGATTCGCATGATGGAATTCGGTCAGGTTCACCGTCATGAATTCTCAGGTGCCCTGAACGGCATGATGCGTGTGCGGACATTCTGCCAGGATGATGCTCATCTCTACGTCATGCCAGAGCAGATCGAGGACGAGATCAATCAGGCGATCTCACTGATCGGACGTATGTACGATATCTTTGGATTCGAATATAAGATTGAGTTGTCCACTCGTCCAGAAGATTCCATGGGATCTGAGGAACTGTGGGATCAGGCGGAACGCGCATTGCAAAATGTTCTGGATCGTCGGGGCGTGGAGTATCGCATTAACGAAGGGGACGGTGCCTTTTATGGCCCTAAAATTGACTTTCATATCCTCGATGCGCTGAAGCGTAGCTGGCAGTGCGGAACAATCCAGCTTGATTTTCAAATGCCGGAGAAGTTCGACCTCACTTACATTGGCGAAGATAGTCTGAAACACCGTCCTGTCGTGATCCATCGTGCCATCTATGGTTCCATCGATCGATTCATCGGCATTCTGACTGAGCACTATGCAGGAGCGTTCCCACTCTGGCTCGCACCTGTGCAAGTGAAGCTGCTGCCTGTATCGGATCATTACGCAGACTATGCGCTCCAAGTACAGAGTCAGCTCCGAGCTGCGGGCATTCGGGTAGAAACAGATCTACGCAGTGAGAAGCTCGGGTACAAAATCCGTGAAGCCCAGATGGAAAAAGTGCCTTATTCGCTCGTGCTTGGTGAGAATGAGAAAAATGCCTCATCCGCCTCTGTCCGTGCATACGGTCAGGGAGATCAAGGCATCCAACGCATAGAAGCTGTTATTGAAATGATCCAACAAGCTGTGAAGGCAAAAGTATAA